A genomic region of Bosea sp. 124 contains the following coding sequences:
- a CDS encoding ABC transporter substrate-binding protein, with protein MISRRTALKFAAASLLPAPALAQTERSRTLKLVPQAALSVLDPIWTTAAGTQNHGYHIFDTLYGLNAKFEPLPQMAAGHTTSSDGLVWEIRLRDGLKFHDGEPVRAVDCVASLKRWAARDALGQLLAAAVDEWQVKDDKTFAIRLKQRFPLMLYALAKPATSVPFIMPARIAATDPMKQVTEMIGSGPYRFVADQYMAGQRAVYAKFDSYVPRQEAPERTSGGKVGHFDRVEWTAIPDSATALAALQTGEVDWWEQVLPDMIPVLKKDANIKVGNGDPNGYVGLIRFNSSQAPFNNAKLRLAVLSAVKQIDYMAAVTDNDPSAYTLCKSFLPCGTPYGITPAKNRISDNPDLAAARALVKESGYNGEKIVVINPADFPTIRPMGQITHELLRSLGLNSELVETDWGTVLQRRGNRESVEKGGWSIFHTWWQAIGITTPATSGYVRGQGAGGWFGWYGNASVEDLTKQWLAAETEAERISLAASIQNIVAEDVPAVPLGVFNIRTAYRANITGVVEGCAPFPWNVRRV; from the coding sequence GTGATCAGCCGTCGTACAGCCCTGAAATTCGCCGCAGCTTCGCTGCTCCCCGCTCCGGCCCTGGCACAGACCGAGCGTTCCCGGACGCTCAAGCTAGTGCCGCAAGCCGCGCTCTCCGTCCTCGACCCGATCTGGACGACCGCCGCCGGCACCCAAAACCACGGCTATCACATCTTCGACACGCTCTACGGCCTCAACGCCAAGTTCGAGCCGCTGCCCCAGATGGCCGCTGGCCACACCACCTCGAGCGACGGGCTGGTCTGGGAGATCAGGCTGCGCGACGGGCTGAAATTCCATGACGGCGAGCCGGTCCGCGCGGTCGATTGCGTCGCCAGCCTGAAGCGCTGGGCGGCGCGCGACGCGCTCGGTCAGTTGCTCGCAGCCGCTGTCGACGAATGGCAGGTCAAGGACGACAAGACCTTCGCGATCAGGCTGAAGCAGCGCTTTCCGCTGATGCTCTATGCCCTCGCCAAGCCCGCCACCAGCGTGCCGTTCATCATGCCGGCGCGGATCGCCGCCACCGATCCGATGAAGCAGGTCACCGAGATGATCGGCTCCGGTCCCTATCGTTTCGTCGCGGACCAGTACATGGCCGGCCAGCGCGCAGTTTATGCGAAGTTCGACAGTTATGTGCCGCGCCAGGAGGCGCCCGAGCGCACGTCAGGCGGCAAGGTCGGTCATTTCGACCGCGTCGAATGGACGGCTATCCCCGATAGCGCGACGGCGCTCGCGGCCCTTCAGACCGGCGAGGTCGACTGGTGGGAGCAGGTGCTGCCCGACATGATCCCGGTACTCAAGAAGGACGCCAACATCAAGGTCGGCAATGGCGATCCCAATGGCTATGTCGGGCTGATCCGGTTCAACAGCTCGCAGGCGCCCTTCAACAACGCGAAGCTGCGTCTCGCCGTTCTCTCGGCGGTGAAGCAGATCGACTATATGGCCGCCGTCACCGACAATGATCCCAGCGCCTATACGCTGTGCAAATCCTTCCTGCCCTGCGGCACGCCCTATGGCATCACACCCGCGAAGAACCGCATTTCGGACAATCCCGACCTCGCCGCAGCCAGGGCGCTGGTCAAGGAATCCGGCTACAACGGCGAGAAGATCGTCGTCATCAATCCCGCCGACTTCCCGACCATCCGCCCGATGGGCCAGATCACTCATGAATTGCTGCGTTCGCTCGGGCTCAATTCAGAGCTGGTCGAGACCGATTGGGGCACGGTGCTGCAGCGTCGCGGCAACCGCGAATCCGTCGAGAAGGGCGGCTGGAGCATCTTCCACACCTGGTGGCAGGCAATCGGCATCACCACCCCGGCGACCAGCGGCTATGTCCGCGGCCAGGGCGCCGGCGGCTGGTTCGGCTGGTATGGCAACGCCTCGGTCGAGGATCTGACCAAGCAGTGGCTCGCCGCCGAGACAGAGGCCGAGCGCATCAGCCTCGCCGCCAGCATCCAGAACATCGTGGCCGAGGATGTGCCGGCCGTGCCGCTGGGCGTCTTCAACATCCGCACCGCCTACCGGGCCAACATCACCGGCGTCGTCGAAGGCTGCGCGCCCTTCCCCTGGAATGTCAGGCGCGTCTGA
- a CDS encoding cupin domain-containing protein gives MGEPFFQRVPAAVAGLPLDGYVRPRGFTVASGDPQCRNWRHYLAEEDGVMTSSGLWESTEGAFAFRFEHWEFFHVISGVVVVTPEGGEPMTLRAGDALVMEPGFTGRWEVVETMLKHYVTRLRV, from the coding sequence ATGGGCGAGCCATTTTTCCAGCGGGTGCCGGCGGCCGTCGCAGGTCTGCCGCTCGACGGTTATGTCCGGCCGCGCGGCTTCACTGTCGCCAGCGGCGATCCGCAATGCCGCAACTGGCGCCATTATCTTGCCGAGGAGGACGGAGTCATGACCTCGTCGGGCCTCTGGGAATCGACCGAGGGCGCGTTCGCGTTTCGCTTCGAGCACTGGGAGTTCTTCCACGTCATCTCGGGCGTGGTGGTCGTGACGCCGGAGGGCGGCGAGCCGATGACGCTCCGCGCCGGCGATGCGCTGGTGATGGAGCCGGGCTTCACCGGCCGCTGGGAGGTCGTCGAGACCATGCTGAAGCACTATGTCACGCGGCTGCGGGTGTGA
- a CDS encoding PLP-dependent aminotransferase family protein → MRSPSSHAAPSRAKWSDLFHLTLDTASPRPIFQQIYLALREAVVANTLAPGSKLPSSRDLALRLKVSRTSVVSAYDQLLAEGYVVGREGSGTYVSDDVPAAIVTPARVAGADGTASRQVVSVAGARYGRFAAELVPPGSLPFAAGCCSVDAKTVEAWRRIGAEQMRQFDPINLSYADPSGEAPLRQEIAAYLRAARAVQCDDEQVIVLSGAQQAIDLSIRTLLDPGDPVWIEDPGYGATREALSAAGAGLVPVPVDENGLDVAAGIAAASQARAVYITPSHQYPTGAVMSMSRRLELLAWASQTGAWIVEDDYDSEFRYAGRPLASLQGLDRGGCVVYVGTLSKVLFPGIRLGFAVVPHHLIDVFRGARFLSDRSPPTLQQAMTAEFMRQGFLTSHIRRMRQRYKEARDVVVEAIDRHLGDLVDIEVPECGIQLVIHFRDDLSDIAVAGAARRQGLIVKPVSPHYMAAPRRQGLVLGYSGFDNHKLRAAAAELGRIARSVSDGKPVAATRPATECGEAASLKAELRS, encoded by the coding sequence ATGCGATCGCCGTCATCACATGCCGCGCCGTCCCGCGCCAAATGGTCGGACCTGTTCCATCTGACCCTGGATACTGCGAGCCCGCGGCCGATCTTCCAGCAGATCTACCTCGCCTTGCGTGAGGCGGTCGTCGCCAACACGCTGGCCCCCGGCAGCAAGCTGCCGTCCAGCCGCGACCTCGCCTTGCGCCTGAAGGTGTCGCGGACCTCCGTCGTCTCGGCCTATGACCAGCTTCTCGCCGAGGGCTATGTCGTCGGCCGCGAAGGCTCGGGCACCTATGTCTCCGACGATGTGCCCGCCGCCATCGTCACGCCGGCGCGGGTCGCCGGTGCCGACGGCACCGCGTCGCGCCAGGTCGTCTCCGTGGCGGGCGCCCGCTATGGCCGCTTCGCGGCGGAACTCGTTCCTCCCGGCAGCCTGCCCTTCGCCGCCGGCTGCTGCTCCGTCGATGCCAAGACGGTCGAGGCCTGGCGACGGATCGGTGCCGAGCAGATGCGCCAGTTCGATCCGATCAATCTGTCCTATGCCGACCCCAGCGGCGAGGCCCCGCTGCGCCAGGAGATCGCGGCCTATCTGCGTGCGGCGCGCGCCGTCCAGTGCGACGACGAGCAGGTCATCGTCCTCTCCGGCGCCCAGCAGGCCATCGACCTGTCGATCCGCACCCTGCTCGATCCGGGCGATCCGGTCTGGATCGAGGACCCCGGCTATGGCGCGACGCGCGAAGCGCTCTCCGCGGCAGGCGCCGGTCTCGTCCCCGTTCCCGTCGACGAGAACGGGCTCGATGTTGCGGCGGGCATCGCCGCCGCGAGCCAGGCCCGCGCCGTCTACATCACGCCCTCGCACCAATATCCGACCGGGGCGGTCATGAGCATGTCGCGCCGGCTGGAACTGCTGGCCTGGGCCTCCCAGACCGGGGCCTGGATCGTCGAAGACGATTACGACAGCGAATTCCGCTATGCTGGCCGCCCGCTTGCCTCCCTGCAAGGGCTCGATCGCGGCGGCTGCGTCGTTTATGTCGGTACGCTGAGCAAGGTCCTGTTCCCCGGCATCCGGCTTGGTTTCGCCGTCGTCCCCCACCATCTGATCGACGTTTTTCGCGGCGCCCGTTTCCTGAGCGACCGCTCACCGCCCACGCTCCAGCAGGCAATGACGGCGGAATTCATGCGGCAGGGCTTCCTTACCAGCCATATTCGGCGGATGCGCCAGCGCTACAAGGAGGCGCGCGACGTCGTCGTCGAGGCAATCGACCGGCATCTCGGCGATCTCGTCGACATCGAGGTGCCGGAATGTGGTATCCAGCTCGTGATCCATTTCCGCGATGACCTCTCGGACATTGCCGTCGCCGGTGCCGCGCGCCGTCAGGGCCTCATCGTCAAGCCGGTCAGCCCGCACTACATGGCAGCCCCGCGCCGGCAGGGACTCGTGCTCGGCTATTCCGGCTTCGACAATCACAAGCTGCGGGCCGCTGCCGCCGAACTCGGCCGCATCGCCCGCTCCGTCAGCGACGGCAAGCCCGTTGCAGCGACGCGCCCGGCGACGGAGTGCGGCGAGGCCGCGTCGTTGAAGGCTGAGCTGCGCAGCTAG
- the fdxA gene encoding ferredoxin FdxA: MPYVVTENCIRCQYMDCVSVCPVDCFREGEAMLVIHPDECIDCGVCEPACPAEAIRPDDDKEGTRWLAFNARFAEEWPRITEKGRPPDDADDWRGRPGKSAMVFGAAGP; this comes from the coding sequence ATGCCTTACGTCGTCACGGAAAACTGCATTCGCTGCCAGTACATGGATTGCGTCAGCGTCTGCCCGGTCGATTGTTTTCGCGAAGGCGAGGCGATGCTGGTGATCCATCCCGACGAATGCATCGATTGCGGCGTCTGCGAACCGGCCTGTCCCGCAGAGGCGATCCGCCCCGATGACGACAAAGAAGGCACGCGATGGCTTGCGTTCAACGCCCGCTTCGCAGAGGAGTGGCCTCGCATCACCGAGAAGGGAAGGCCTCCGGACGATGCCGACGATTGGCGCGGCCGCCCCGGCAAATCCGCGATGGTCTTCGGCGCAGCAGGCCCCTGA
- a CDS encoding ferredoxin--NADP reductase, with the protein MSNQYVEKVLSVHHWNDTLFSFRTTRNPAFRFEAGQFAMIGLMVEGRPLLRAYSMACAPYDDELEFLSIKVQNGPLTSRLQKIVPGDEVLIGRKATGTLLHDNLLPGRNLYFLSTGTGLAPFMSLIRDPSTYERFEKVVLVHGVRLVSELAYENFIRKELPADELIGELVAAQLIYHPTVTREDYPNRGRVTELFASDDWFASLGLPVVDAAHDRVMLCGSPAMLADMKVQLEGRGFVEGSSSTPASYVVERAFVEK; encoded by the coding sequence ATGAGCAATCAGTATGTCGAGAAGGTCCTGTCGGTTCATCACTGGAACGACACGCTGTTCAGCTTCCGCACCACCCGCAATCCCGCGTTCCGCTTCGAGGCCGGCCAGTTCGCGATGATCGGCCTGATGGTCGAGGGGCGCCCGCTGCTGCGCGCCTACAGCATGGCCTGCGCGCCCTATGACGACGAACTCGAATTCCTCAGCATCAAGGTGCAGAACGGCCCGCTGACCTCGCGGCTGCAGAAGATCGTGCCCGGCGACGAGGTGCTGATCGGGCGCAAGGCGACCGGGACGCTGCTGCATGACAATCTGCTGCCGGGCCGCAACCTGTATTTCCTCTCCACCGGGACGGGGCTCGCGCCCTTCATGAGCCTGATCCGCGACCCGTCGACCTATGAGCGCTTCGAGAAGGTCGTTCTGGTGCATGGCGTCCGGCTGGTGTCGGAACTGGCCTATGAGAACTTCATCCGCAAGGAACTCCCGGCCGATGAACTGATCGGCGAGCTGGTCGCCGCCCAGTTGATCTACCATCCCACGGTGACGCGCGAGGACTATCCCAACCGCGGCCGGGTGACGGAGCTGTTCGCCTCGGATGACTGGTTCGCCTCGCTCGGTCTGCCGGTCGTCGATGCAGCCCACGACCGGGTGATGCTGTGCGGCAGCCCGGCCATGCTCGCCGATATGAAGGTTCAGCTCGAAGGCCGCGGCTTCGTCGAGGGCAGCAGCTCGACGCCCGCGAGCTATGTGGTGGAACGCGCCTTCGTCGAAAAATGA
- a CDS encoding YggS family pyridoxal phosphate-dependent enzyme: protein MDQAGDLDADILARFGNDPERTLRDNLAAVEERIGLACVRAGRARAAVRLLPVSKTVPVEVVRLAVGIGMTTLGENKVQEAKGKAEALAGLGVSWSVIGHLQTNKAKAMVSFASEFQALDSLRLAGLLHENLIAAGRTLDVFVQVNTSGEESKYGITPEEAEAFVGELGRFPSLKPQGLMTLAILKGGPEEVRACFRRLRRVRERLQKTHPDCGMTRLSMGMTGDFEIAIEEGADVVRVGQAIFGKRPTADGHFWPGLLPGT from the coding sequence ATGGATCAGGCCGGCGATCTGGACGCGGACATCCTCGCCCGCTTCGGCAACGATCCGGAGCGGACGCTGCGCGACAATCTCGCAGCCGTCGAGGAGCGGATCGGGCTGGCCTGTGTCCGCGCCGGACGGGCGCGCGCGGCGGTCCGGCTGCTGCCGGTCAGCAAGACGGTGCCGGTCGAGGTCGTGCGGCTCGCCGTCGGCATCGGCATGACCACGCTCGGCGAGAACAAGGTCCAGGAGGCGAAGGGCAAGGCCGAGGCGCTGGCCGGGCTCGGCGTGAGCTGGAGCGTGATCGGCCATCTCCAGACCAACAAGGCGAAGGCGATGGTCTCCTTCGCATCGGAATTCCAGGCGCTGGACAGCTTGCGGCTGGCGGGCCTGCTGCATGAAAATCTGATCGCAGCCGGGCGTACGCTCGACGTCTTCGTGCAGGTCAACACCTCCGGCGAAGAGAGCAAATACGGCATAACTCCCGAGGAGGCGGAGGCCTTCGTCGGCGAACTCGGCCGCTTTCCGTCATTGAAGCCGCAAGGCCTGATGACGCTGGCGATCCTCAAGGGCGGTCCCGAGGAGGTGCGCGCCTGCTTCCGTCGCCTGCGCCGGGTGAGGGAGCGGCTGCAGAAGACGCATCCGGATTGCGGCATGACCCGCCTCTCGATGGGCATGACCGGCGATTTCGAGATCGCAATCGAGGAGGGCGCCGATGTCGTTCGTGTCGGGCAGGCGATCTTCGGCAAGCGCCCGACGGCCGATGGTCATTTCTGGCCGGGGCTTTTGCCGGGAACGTGA
- a CDS encoding M81 family metallopeptidase: MSPRIAFGGFLHETNTFAPSKAPLDAFVQGGGWPALARGEDVFAAVRNVNVGASGFVETARGLGWEMVPTLWCAASPSAHVTAEAFETLLGELVESISAALPLDGVYLDLHGAMVAEGFPDGEGETLRRVRAAIGPDVPLVASLDLHGNVTQLMVDSADALVAYRTYPHVDMALTGSRATTYLAALIGTTRRDAKAFRQIPYLIPIAWQATAMEPCRTIYGELAALEGESVPTLSFLPGFPAADFADCGPTVVAYGTTQADADRAADVVTVRVMASEAAFNGQVFQPDEGVRAAMALAEGATKPIVIADTQDNPGAGGDSDTMGMARALVRNGALRAAIGLIVDPEVAAQAHKVGIGATIKAALGAKSGIPGDVPLEGEFIIEQLSDGRFVAPGPFFGGSRMNLGPCAALRIGGVRIVVASRKAQMADQEMYRQVGIEPTEQAILVNKSSVHFRADFEPIAQAVLVCAAPGPMPVDPSVLPWKHLRPGLRTAPLGPVFG, encoded by the coding sequence ATGTCGCCACGCATCGCCTTCGGCGGTTTTCTGCACGAGACCAACACCTTCGCGCCGAGCAAGGCGCCGCTCGATGCGTTCGTCCAGGGCGGTGGCTGGCCGGCGCTGGCGCGGGGCGAGGACGTCTTCGCCGCTGTCCGCAACGTCAATGTCGGCGCGTCGGGTTTCGTCGAGACGGCACGTGGGCTGGGCTGGGAGATGGTGCCGACGCTGTGGTGCGCGGCGAGCCCCTCCGCTCATGTCACGGCCGAGGCGTTCGAAACGCTGCTGGGCGAGCTGGTCGAGTCGATCAGCGCCGCGCTGCCGCTCGACGGCGTCTATCTCGACCTGCACGGTGCCATGGTCGCGGAGGGTTTCCCGGATGGCGAGGGCGAGACGCTGCGCCGCGTGCGCGCCGCGATCGGGCCCGATGTACCATTGGTCGCGAGCCTCGACCTGCACGGCAACGTCACCCAGCTCATGGTCGACAGCGCTGACGCGCTCGTCGCCTACCGCACCTATCCGCATGTCGACATGGCGCTGACCGGGAGCCGCGCCACGACCTATCTCGCCGCGCTGATTGGCACGACGAGGCGTGACGCCAAGGCGTTCCGCCAGATACCCTATCTGATCCCGATCGCCTGGCAGGCGACGGCGATGGAGCCGTGCCGGACGATCTATGGCGAGCTTGCCGCGCTCGAGGGCGAGAGCGTGCCGACGCTCTCCTTCCTGCCCGGATTTCCGGCTGCCGACTTCGCCGATTGCGGGCCGACCGTCGTGGCCTATGGCACGACGCAGGCCGATGCCGACCGGGCGGCTGATGTCGTGACGGTTCGGGTGATGGCGAGCGAGGCCGCGTTCAACGGCCAGGTGTTCCAGCCCGACGAGGGCGTGCGCGCGGCGATGGCGCTGGCCGAAGGCGCGACGAAGCCGATCGTGATCGCCGACACGCAGGACAATCCGGGCGCGGGCGGCGATTCCGACACGATGGGGATGGCGCGGGCACTGGTGCGCAACGGGGCGTTGCGTGCCGCGATCGGCCTGATCGTCGATCCGGAGGTTGCCGCTCAGGCGCACAAGGTCGGCATCGGCGCGACGATCAAGGCGGCGCTGGGGGCGAAGTCAGGCATCCCCGGCGATGTTCCGCTCGAAGGCGAGTTCATCATCGAGCAGCTTTCGGATGGACGCTTCGTCGCCCCCGGCCCCTTCTTCGGAGGCTCGCGGATGAATCTCGGGCCTTGCGCGGCACTCCGCATCGGCGGGGTGCGCATCGTCGTCGCCTCGCGCAAGGCGCAGATGGCCGACCAGGAGATGTACCGGCAGGTCGGCATCGAGCCGACCGAACAGGCCATCCTCGTCAACAAGAGCTCGGTGCATTTCCGCGCCGATTTCGAGCCGATCGCGCAGGCCGTCCTGGTCTGCGCCGCGCCCGGCCCAATGCCGGTCGACCCCTCCGTGCTGCCGTGGAAGCATCTGCGGCCGGGGCTGCGCACGGCGCCGCTCGGCCCCGTCTTCGGCTGA
- a CDS encoding M20 aminoacylase family protein — protein MPALPEIDAFKDDLVAIRRDIHAHPEIGFEEVRTSGIVAEKLTSWGIEVHRGIGGTGVVGILQGKGGPGRRIGLRADMDALPMDETTNLPWRSTIPGRMHACGHDGHTTMLLGAARYLAENRNFAGTAVFVFQPAEEGLGGARAMLADNLFERFPCDEIYGIHNAPNLDPGQIAVFPGAAMAGADFFDIKITGKGSHGAMPHVGRDPIIVAISLAAALQTIVSRNADPREAAVLSITQIHAGSAYNVIPEEAVLAGTVRTFSPEIAKLIRERMREIAAGTALSFGVQIDVEIRGIFDVLVNHPAQAVATAAVAAEIVGAANVLTDPKPVMGSEDFADMLRVVPGAYAWVGHAGSVPVHNPAFVLDDGILPVGASLLARLVETRTVA, from the coding sequence ATGCCCGCGCTTCCCGAGATCGACGCCTTCAAGGACGACCTCGTCGCCATCCGCCGCGATATCCATGCGCATCCCGAGATCGGCTTCGAGGAGGTTCGGACGTCGGGCATCGTCGCCGAGAAGCTGACCTCCTGGGGCATCGAGGTGCATCGTGGCATCGGTGGCACGGGCGTCGTCGGCATCCTGCAGGGCAAGGGCGGCCCTGGCCGCCGCATCGGCTTGCGTGCCGACATGGACGCGCTGCCGATGGACGAGACGACGAACCTGCCCTGGCGCTCGACGATTCCGGGCCGCATGCATGCCTGCGGCCATGACGGCCACACCACGATGCTGCTCGGCGCGGCGCGCTACCTCGCTGAGAACCGCAACTTTGCGGGAACGGCGGTGTTCGTGTTCCAACCGGCGGAGGAAGGGCTCGGCGGGGCGCGCGCCATGCTCGCCGACAACCTATTCGAGCGCTTCCCCTGCGACGAGATCTACGGCATCCACAACGCGCCCAATCTCGACCCTGGCCAGATCGCGGTCTTCCCCGGCGCGGCGATGGCGGGCGCCGATTTCTTCGACATCAAGATCACCGGCAAGGGCAGCCACGGCGCCATGCCCCATGTCGGGCGCGACCCGATCATCGTCGCGATTTCGCTGGCGGCGGCCTTACAGACCATCGTCAGCCGCAATGCCGATCCGCGCGAGGCCGCCGTGCTCTCGATCACGCAGATCCATGCCGGCTCTGCCTACAACGTGATTCCGGAGGAGGCGGTGCTCGCGGGCACGGTCCGGACCTTCTCGCCGGAGATCGCCAAGCTGATCCGCGAACGCATGCGCGAGATCGCCGCCGGCACGGCGCTGAGCTTCGGCGTGCAGATCGACGTCGAGATCCGCGGCATTTTCGACGTGCTGGTCAACCATCCGGCGCAGGCGGTCGCTACCGCTGCCGTGGCGGCCGAGATCGTCGGCGCGGCCAATGTCCTGACCGACCCGAAGCCGGTGATGGGCAGCGAGGATTTCGCCGACATGCTGCGGGTCGTGCCCGGCGCCTATGCTTGGGTCGGCCATGCCGGCAGCGTCCCGGTCCACAACCCGGCCTTCGTGCTCGATGACGGCATCCTGCCGGTGGGCGCGAGCCTGCTGGCGCGCCTCGTCGAGACGCGGACCGTGGCCTGA
- a CDS encoding M20/M25/M40 family metallo-hydrolase, producing the protein MKPADFHLVDLPLDTDTLLAGLRPWIECESPTFDPAAVNRMMDLVAAELSAAGASVTRIPGPPGLGDCVRGDFPHPRRAEPGILVMSHLDTVHPVGTLKTLPFKRDGSRCYGPGILDMKGGAYAGLQAIIALAKAGIETPLPLSVLFTSDEEIGSPGTREIIMAEARRERFILVPEPGRPGNGVVTGRYAIARFNLLAEGRPSHAGSRLKDGRSAISMMARQLLAIEAMTDEDCTFSVGVISGGQWVNCVPTSCRAEALSMAKRQEDLDRGVERMLALTAQNEDGTRFTVTRGVTRPVWEPDEATLKLFGLAREIAGELGWALEHGSAGGGSDANFTGAAGIPSLDGLGLLGAGYHTLEEHIEVDSLAQRTRLMAGLLARLTE; encoded by the coding sequence ATGAAGCCCGCCGATTTTCACCTTGTCGACCTGCCGCTCGACACCGACACCCTGCTCGCCGGGCTGAGGCCCTGGATCGAGTGCGAGAGCCCGACCTTCGACCCTGCCGCCGTCAACCGGATGATGGACCTCGTTGCTGCTGAGCTGTCCGCAGCCGGGGCGAGCGTGACCCGCATTCCGGGGCCGCCCGGACTGGGCGACTGCGTGCGCGGCGACTTCCCGCATCCGCGGCGAGCCGAGCCCGGCATTCTGGTGATGTCGCATCTCGACACCGTCCATCCGGTCGGCACGCTGAAGACGCTGCCGTTCAAGCGCGACGGCTCGCGCTGCTACGGGCCGGGCATCCTCGACATGAAGGGGGGTGCCTATGCCGGGCTGCAGGCGATCATCGCGCTGGCGAAGGCTGGAATCGAGACGCCGCTTCCGCTCAGCGTGCTCTTCACCAGCGACGAGGAGATCGGCAGCCCGGGCACCCGCGAGATCATTATGGCCGAAGCGCGCAGGGAGCGCTTCATCCTGGTGCCGGAGCCGGGCCGCCCGGGCAACGGCGTCGTTACCGGGCGCTATGCGATTGCACGCTTCAACCTGCTGGCCGAGGGGCGGCCGAGCCATGCAGGCTCGCGGCTCAAGGACGGGCGTTCGGCGATCAGCATGATGGCGCGGCAACTGCTCGCGATCGAGGCGATGACCGACGAGGACTGCACCTTCAGCGTCGGCGTCATCTCGGGTGGACAATGGGTCAACTGCGTGCCGACGTCCTGCAGGGCAGAGGCCCTCAGCATGGCAAAAAGGCAGGAGGATCTCGACCGCGGCGTCGAGCGCATGCTGGCGCTGACGGCGCAGAACGAGGATGGCACGCGCTTCACCGTGACGCGCGGCGTCACGCGCCCGGTCTGGGAGCCGGACGAGGCCACGCTGAAGCTCTTCGGGCTGGCGCGCGAGATCGCCGGCGAACTCGGCTGGGCGCTCGAGCATGGCTCGGCCGGCGGCGGATCGGATGCCAATTTCACCGGCGCGGCCGGCATTCCTTCGCTTGACGGGCTCGGGCTGCTGGGCGCCGGCTATCATACGCTGGAAGAGCATATCGAGGTCGACAGCCTGGCCCAGCGGACACGGCTGATGGCGGGACTGCTGGCGCGGTTGACCGAGTGA